The Rutidosis leptorrhynchoides isolate AG116_Rl617_1_P2 unplaced genomic scaffold, CSIRO_AGI_Rlap_v1 contig10, whole genome shotgun sequence genome contains a region encoding:
- the LOC139880973 gene encoding fra a 1-associated protein-like, whose product MGWITDEESGDDKGIVDFSFSRPSHGDDAQIKGGCDAGDQCSTRSVVRSQCKTEEVEPGKFIRKCEKTQELLRDCIGKPVEVLQSTKEYTEEDVSNQVAEGSPFPIGKSQDGPFYFPGLRNDIEAIDRDIRGEFESIEQEIFGGINHFFGAADKMVNSFFDLFGPPSVDNRDPPSQPSLRRGVPIEDRPHAQKPARRDGGDIDLAGLAKDV is encoded by the exons ATGGGTTGGATCACAGACGAAGAATCAGGTGACGACAAGGGTATTGTTGATTTCAGCTTCTCACGACCATCACACGGTGACGATGCTCAGATTAAAGGCGGTTGTGACGCCGGAGATCAGTGCTCCACTAGGAGTGTCGTGCGATCCCAGTGCAAGACAGAGGAGGTCGAGCCTGGAAAATTCATTCGAAAGTGTGAGAAAACTCAGGAACTTCTTCGTGACTGCATCGGAAA GCCTGTCGAAGTGCTGCAATCCACCAAAGAATATACTGAAGAAGATGTCTCTAATCAAGTAGCTGAGGGGTCACCATTTCCAATCGGCAAGTCTCAGGATGGGCCATTTTACTTCCCCGGTCTACGAAATGATATCGAAGCCATCGATCGGGATATTCGCGGTGAATTTGAATCCATCGAACAAGAAATTTTCGGAGGTATCAACCATTTCTTTGGCGCCGCAGACAAAATGGTGAACAGTTTCTTTGATCTATTTGGTCCGCCGAGCGTCGACAATCGTGACCCTCCATCTCAGCCATCTTTGAGGCGTGGAGTACCCATTGAAGACCGTCCCCACGCACAAAAACCAGCACGTCGTGATGGAGGAGATATTGATCTTGCTGGCCTTGCCAAAGATGTCTGA
- the LOC139880979 gene encoding fasciclin-like arabinogalactan protein 15: MDSQIYGTTFFTIFALILTSTSINAAKTLSNSTQINSNSVLVALLDSHYTELAELVEKALLLQTLEEAVGKHNITIFAPKNEALERQLDPEFKRFLLEPGNLKSLQTLLMSHIIPNRVGSTEWPNSGPVKHLTLGDAHVQLKKDAGNKRFVDSGHLAEVTRLDDITRPDGIIHGIERLLVPRSVQEDFNKRRSLRSISAIKPEGAPEVDPRTNRLKKTAAPVPVGAPPVLPIYDAMAPGPSLAPAPAPGPGGARHHFDGHAQVKDFIHTLLHYGGYNEMADILVNLTSLATEMGRLVSEGYVLTVLAPNDEAMGKLTTDQLSEPGAPEQIMYYHIIPEYQTEESMYNSVRRFGKVNYDTLRLPHKVRAQEADGSVKFGNGDGSAYLFDPDIYTDGRISVQGIDGVLFPQEEETTSDKNRPAAPVKKVSSKPRRGKLMEVTCSTMLGSYIRSCQ, encoded by the exons ATGGATTCTCAAATCTATGGTACGACTttcttcaccatttttgctctCATTTTGACCTCCACCTCCATCAATGCTGCAAAAACACTATCAAATTCAACTCAGATAAACTCCAACTCGGTCCTTGTTGCACTCCTCGACTCACATTACACCGAGTTAGCCGAACTCGTCGAAAAGGCTCTTCTTTTACAGACACTCGAAGAAGCTGTCggtaaacacaacatcacaatctttGCACCAAAGAATGAAGCTCTCGAGCGCCAACTCGACCCGGAATTCAAACGGTTCCTGCTCGAACCCGGAAATCTCAAGTCCTTACAAACGCTTTTGATGTCCCACATTATCCCCAACCGAGTCGGATCTACGGAGTGGCCCAATTCGGGTCCGGTCAAGCATTTGACTTTAGGAGACGCTCATGTTCAGTTGAAGAAGGACGCCGGAAATAAGAGATTCGTCGATTCGGGTCATTTGGCTGAGGTGACCCGACTCGATGATATAACCCGACCCGACGGAATCATCCACGGGATCGAGAGGCTTTTGGTGCCTAGATCGGTGCAAGAAGATTTTAACAAGCGACGGAGTTTGAGATCCATTTCGGCGATAAAGCCGGAGGGAGCGCCAGAAGTTGACCCGAGAACGAACCGGCTCAAGAAAACGGCAGCGCCAGTTCCTGTCGGCGCGCCGCCGGTTTTGCCGATATACGATGCGATGGCGCCTGGACCCTCCCTCGCTCCCGCGCCGGCACCGGGACCAGGCGGCGCTCGCCACCACTTCGACGGGCATGCTCAGGTGAAAGATTTTATCCACACCCTCCTCCATTACGGCGGTTATAACGAAATGGCCGATATTTTGGTGAACTTAACGTCGTTGGCCACCGAAATGGGGCGGCTTGTGTCGGAAGGTTATGTGCTGACAGTGCTTGCTCCGAACGACGAAGCCATGGGTAAGCTGACGACCGATCAGCTTAGCGAGCCTGGCGCGCCGGAGCAGATAATGTATTACCATATAATACCGGAATACCAAACGGAAGAGAGTATGTACAATTCGGTGAGGAGGTTTGGGAAAGTGAATTACGACACATTGCGGCTGCCGCATAAAGTTAGGGCTCAGGAGGCCGACGGGTCGGTGAAATTCGGGAATGGGGACGGGTCGGCTTATTTGTTCGACCCTGATATTTATACGGACGGTAGGATTTCGGTTCAGGGAATTGATGGAGTTCTCTTCCCTCAGGAGGAGGAGACGACCAGCGATAAGAATCGGCCGGCCGCCCCTGTTAAAAAGGTTTCATCCAAGCCTAGAAGAG GGAAATTAATGGAAGTAACATGTAGTACGATGCTTGGATCATATATCAGATCTTGTCAATAA